TTTTATCAAAACAACACCATTTCCTGCTCGAGCTCCATAAATGGCGGTGGCCGATGCGTCTTTTAAAACTTCAATACTTTCAATATCATCCGGATTTAAATCTGCTAACGGATTAGTATCTGTAAAAAAATTATCTCCTTCAGCTTGAGTATCTAAACCTAAAGGAATGCCATTAATTACATATAAAGGTTGGCTACTTCCACTAACACTATTTATACCCCTAATATTTACAGAAATACCACCTCCTGGCTCACCTGAATCTTGAGAAACCAATACACCTGAAGCCTGCCCCTGGAGGGTCTCAGTTATACTAGTATAAAATTGATCTTCTAAATCTTTACTTTTAACAGAGCTTATAGCACCTGTTACATCTTCCCTTTTTACTGCGCCATAACCAATAACAACCACTTCGTTTAATGATTGAATATCTTCCTTTAAAGTAATATTTACAGTACCCGAACTATTTATTAGACGTTCAACAGATACAAACCCAATATATCTATAGACTAATGTTTTAGGTCCTGGCTTTAAAGTTATTTCATAATTACCATCAAAATCTGTAACCGTCCCATTTGATGTTCCTACTTGTAAAACAGTAACACCTAGCAAAGGTAAATCGTTTGAAGATTTAATAACACCTTTAACAATTTCTTGAGCATAACTTCCTAAGGAAAGCATAATAAAGAAAAAGAATAGAATCTTCTTCAAGACATTCTCGTAATTAATTAATTTCATAATTTAGTTTTTAATTTTTTTTAATCTTGATGATTAATGGTTTATTCTAACTCCAACAATATTAATATAATCTTAACATAATTGCATCCTGCCGAATCTGCAATAACAACTTTTAATACAAGATACACGCTTAAAACAATAACAAACAGGAAACAAAAAGAACAAAAAAAATGCTTTCATATTCTTCTGTCTCTTCCGTTGGAAGATACAATACTAGTAATTTATTGAAACAAGACTTTTTTTATCTCTATTACGCAAGAAAAGACCAACACTTATACACTTATCTTTTATACTATAAAACCTATTTACTTTTACAAAACGTTAACGTATGTTTTGTCGTGTCTTTATTTTTTCTGGATTTTCAACTTCATCATTAGTTTCCTTTCGCCACGTTTTTAATGCGTTTTTTAACTCCATTTTTTTGTATTATAACTAGCATCGTTAGCCAAATTAACAAGCTGATAGGGATCTGTTTTCATGTTATAAAGTTCCTCTTCTGGCCGTCCAGATTCTAGTAACCTTAAAATCTCATACTGCTTTGGATGGCTAAACTTAGCCTGTATAGTAGCCTCATAACTTCTATTATTCCAACCTTTAACATCACTTAAATCGGCAGGAAGTAAATAATCTTTATTTGGCATTAAGTTTTTAATAAATAAAATTCACCATCAAAAACCATACGACTTGGGTAGTGCTCCTTTGGGGTTGGTCCATGAGAATTATGCTCGCCAAAAATATATTTTCTGTTCTGTATTTTTTTTGCTCTACCAGATAAAATAGGAATTAAAGATTTACCTTGAACAGTCTTGGGTACAGGAATATTTAAAAAGTCTAATATAGTAGGCATAATATCTACATGAGAAACTAACGCCTCAGAGATTTTATTCTTTCTAATATTTGGACCAACAACAGCGAAAGGCACATGTAATCCTTCGGCATAAGCTGAGGCTTTCGCTCTATGATAAGGTTGACCTTGATCGGAAGTAAAAATAATTAGGGTGTTTTCTAATTTCCCTTTAAATTTTAAAGCCTCTATAATACTTCCCGCACAAGCATCGGCTAACTGTATACATCCAAAATATTTACTCAAATCCTCGCGCATTAACGGCGTATCTGATAAATATTCTGGAACAGTAATGATACTTGGGTCTACCATATATTCAGGAAACTCATTCATATGAGTGTCAAAATTTCTATGTGGCGGCGAAATATTTGCTTGAAAAAAAAACAGCTGACTTCCTGCATTATCTATAAATTCTGAAATCACCCTTTTATACTCCTCCGGATTATTATGAAGAGGATTCCTATCTGAATATGGAAATTTCCAAGGCGGACTCATATGAAATTTTTGAGTTATAGCTGTGAAAAACC
The window above is part of the Algibacter sp. L3A6 genome. Proteins encoded here:
- a CDS encoding sulfatase, which encodes MFFARIRFTLLIISASMLFQSCKSQNDVKERIEDTQPLNVVFILLDDQGDDTAIDGTKGIKTPNFDKFTRKGMRFTNSYASVPSCSPSRSSINTGMFPHANGHWRNTITPKLSDPDSFFGKESPTVDAVGVHEYIKTLPEVLKEYGFFTAITQKFHMSPPWKFPYSDRNPLHNNPEEYKRVISEFIDNAGSQLFFFQANISPPHRNFDTHMNEFPEYMVDPSIITVPEYLSDTPLMREDLSKYFGCIQLADACAGSIIEALKFKGKLENTLIIFTSDQGQPYHRAKASAYAEGLHVPFAVVGPNIRKNKISEALVSHVDIMPTILDFLNIPVPKTVQGKSLIPILSGRAKKIQNRKYIFGEHNSHGPTPKEHYPSRMVFDGEFYLLKT